One genomic region from Listeria monocytogenes encodes:
- the ytpR gene encoding YtpR family tRNA-binding protein, protein MIVNAFYNEKGVGDTLLIETGEVTFENREWERRGDVARIFDRETKEVAGFNIFNSSKYFNITANGKLELTEELVALMNRVIEKAGFEPEIVADLSPKFVVGYVESKEKHPNADKLNVCKINVGDKVLQIVCGAPNIDAGQKVVVAKIGAVMPSGLIIKPSNLRGEDSFGMVCAARELAIPDAPAEKGIMVLEESAVVGEAFPVNF, encoded by the coding sequence GTGATAGTAAACGCATTTTATAATGAAAAAGGGGTAGGGGACACTCTACTAATTGAAACTGGTGAAGTAACATTTGAAAATCGCGAATGGGAACGTCGTGGGGATGTAGCGCGAATTTTCGATCGTGAAACAAAAGAAGTAGCTGGCTTCAATATTTTTAACAGCTCAAAATATTTTAATATTACTGCAAATGGTAAATTAGAACTAACGGAAGAATTGGTTGCATTAATGAATCGAGTGATCGAAAAAGCTGGATTTGAACCAGAAATTGTGGCTGATTTATCTCCTAAATTTGTCGTTGGTTATGTTGAATCGAAAGAAAAACATCCTAATGCAGATAAGTTAAATGTATGTAAAATCAATGTAGGGGATAAAGTGTTGCAAATTGTATGCGGTGCACCAAATATTGATGCTGGACAAAAAGTAGTAGTAGCGAAAATTGGTGCGGTTATGCCGAGTGGTTTAATCATCAAACCTTCTAATTTGCGAGGAGAAGATTCTTTCGGCATGGTATGTGCTGCACGTGAACTCGCGATTCCTGATGCGCCTGCTGAAAAGGGGATTATGGTTCTTGAGGAATCGGCTGTGGTTGGAGAAGCGTTTCCTGTTAATTTCTAA
- a CDS encoding DUF1444 domain-containing protein produces the protein MAKMTTLKMKERLEKELQAPNRQFSYNRDNDALTVVQSGKKVTLTIPQIIANYENDGDAAVEKIVYYVEEGFRAAAGNVELENNKANVYPVVRATSFPGETKAGEVLLTDDHTAETKIFYAVDLGKSYRFIEESMLKKAQLTHEEIREAAFNNLANLEIPLKKDSVNGNDFYFVRTNDGYDASRLLNEAFLREMREKLTGEMVLAVPHQDVLIIGDIQDNTGYDVLAHMTMDFFADGLVPITSLPFVYNNGKLEPIFIMAKNRLKE, from the coding sequence ATGGCTAAAATGACTACGTTAAAAATGAAAGAAAGACTTGAAAAAGAGTTGCAAGCGCCGAATCGGCAATTTTCATATAATCGAGACAATGACGCGCTAACGGTAGTGCAAAGTGGCAAAAAGGTAACACTGACCATCCCGCAAATCATCGCAAACTATGAAAATGATGGTGATGCAGCGGTGGAAAAAATTGTTTATTATGTGGAAGAGGGTTTTCGAGCAGCAGCGGGAAATGTTGAGCTGGAAAATAATAAAGCGAACGTTTATCCTGTTGTGCGTGCAACTTCTTTCCCTGGTGAAACAAAAGCTGGAGAAGTACTGTTAACGGATGATCATACAGCTGAAACGAAAATTTTCTACGCGGTAGATTTGGGGAAATCCTATCGTTTTATTGAAGAGAGTATGCTTAAAAAAGCACAGCTAACGCACGAAGAAATAAGAGAAGCTGCTTTTAATAATTTAGCGAATCTAGAAATCCCTCTGAAAAAAGATTCTGTTAATGGCAATGACTTTTATTTCGTTCGTACAAATGATGGCTATGATGCTAGTCGCTTGTTGAATGAAGCATTTCTTCGCGAAATGCGTGAGAAGTTAACGGGAGAAATGGTGCTTGCTGTACCGCATCAAGACGTCTTAATTATCGGGGATATTCAAGATAATACAGGGTACGATGTTCTGGCTCATATGACGATGGACTTTTTTGCGGATGGGCTTGTACCAATTACCTCTTTGCCATTTGTCTATAATAATGGTAAACTTGAACCGATATTTATAATGGCAAAAAACAGATTAAAGGAGTAG
- a CDS encoding thioredoxin family protein has product MKNLESVEQFNAIKSEGKSVFMFSADWCGDCKFIEPVMPEIEAENEDFSFYHVDRDEFIDLCADLAIFGIPSFLAFEDGEEVGRFVSKDRKTKEEINDFLAAI; this is encoded by the coding sequence ATGAAAAACTTAGAATCAGTTGAACAATTTAATGCTATTAAATCAGAAGGCAAATCCGTTTTTATGTTTAGTGCCGATTGGTGTGGCGATTGCAAATTCATCGAACCAGTAATGCCTGAAATCGAAGCTGAAAACGAGGATTTTTCCTTTTATCATGTTGATCGAGATGAATTTATTGATTTATGTGCTGATTTAGCGATTTTTGGCATTCCAAGCTTTTTAGCGTTTGAAGACGGTGAAGAAGTAGGACGTTTCGTAAGTAAAGACAGAAAAACAAAAGAAGAAATTAATGATTTTCTAGCTGCGATATAA
- a CDS encoding M42 family metallopeptidase — MEKETLAMFKELTELQGTSGDEHRIRAFMRKELEPVSDEIIQDGLGGIFGVRHGAEEGPRVLVAAHMDEVGFMVTQITDNGLLRFQTIGGWNPQVLQAQRVQIMTPIGPVIGVVASVPPHLLSEAERSKPTDPKNLLIDIGADDKADAEKIGIKPGQFIVPVAEFTPLANPKKILAKAWDNRYGVGLAIELMKELKGESLPNTLFAGANVQEEVGLRGAGVSANMIKPDLFFALDASPANDTTGNKSQFGQIGQGFLLRIFDRTMIMHRGMREFLLDTAETNKIPYQYFVSPGGTDAGKVHTSLSGIPSAVIGVPARYIHSSNSILHVDDYAAAKEMITTLIRGLDKTTYETIKNNA, encoded by the coding sequence ATGGAAAAAGAAACGTTAGCGATGTTTAAAGAATTGACGGAACTTCAAGGTACTTCGGGTGACGAACATAGAATTCGTGCATTTATGCGAAAAGAACTTGAACCAGTTTCCGATGAAATTATCCAAGATGGGCTAGGTGGCATTTTTGGTGTGCGCCACGGAGCGGAAGAAGGCCCGCGTGTACTTGTTGCAGCTCATATGGATGAAGTTGGCTTTATGGTAACGCAAATTACGGACAACGGCTTGCTTCGTTTTCAAACAATTGGTGGTTGGAATCCGCAAGTTTTACAGGCGCAACGAGTGCAAATTATGACTCCAATTGGTCCTGTAATTGGCGTGGTTGCCTCTGTTCCACCGCATTTGTTATCAGAAGCTGAACGGAGTAAACCGACGGATCCTAAAAATTTGCTTATTGATATTGGTGCAGATGATAAAGCGGATGCGGAAAAAATCGGCATTAAACCAGGACAATTCATTGTTCCTGTGGCTGAATTTACACCGCTTGCAAATCCGAAGAAAATTTTAGCAAAAGCATGGGACAATCGTTATGGTGTCGGACTTGCGATTGAACTTATGAAAGAATTGAAAGGCGAATCGTTACCAAATACACTTTTTGCTGGGGCGAATGTGCAAGAAGAAGTAGGGTTGCGCGGTGCAGGTGTTAGTGCCAACATGATTAAACCAGATTTGTTTTTTGCACTAGATGCTAGCCCTGCCAATGATACGACTGGTAATAAATCGCAATTTGGCCAAATTGGTCAAGGTTTCTTATTGCGTATTTTTGACCGGACGATGATTATGCATCGTGGTATGCGTGAGTTTTTACTAGATACTGCGGAAACAAATAAAATTCCTTATCAATATTTTGTTTCGCCAGGAGGAACAGATGCTGGGAAAGTGCATACGTCACTGAGTGGTATTCCAAGTGCGGTAATCGGTGTTCCGGCTCGATATATTCACTCATCTAATTCGATTTTACACGTAGATGACTATGCTGCTGCGAAAGAAATGATTACAACGCTTATTCGTGGTTTAGATAAAACAACCTATGAAACAATTAAAAATAATGCATAA
- a CDS encoding PepSY domain-containing protein encodes MNWKAFIAGVGAGAAAGHLVYHYLLSDKTISGDVILEKVKDAFKQEGPIEGSWIQLKKQHYKKFAIDTFVYHGGITCIREGEKKQFEFIADANTGTIIDVYLA; translated from the coding sequence ATGAACTGGAAAGCTTTCATTGCAGGCGTTGGAGCAGGAGCAGCGGCTGGACACCTTGTTTATCATTATTTACTTAGCGATAAAACAATTTCTGGGGACGTCATCTTAGAAAAGGTAAAAGATGCATTCAAGCAAGAAGGACCAATCGAAGGTTCTTGGATTCAACTTAAAAAACAACATTACAAAAAATTCGCGATTGATACTTTCGTTTACCACGGCGGAATCACTTGTATTCGCGAAGGCGAGAAGAAGCAATTCGAATTTATCGCAGACGCCAACACAGGAACAATCATCGACGTATATTTAGCTTAA
- a CDS encoding metal-sensitive transcriptional regulator → MDIEQKKALVTRFAKIEGHVRSIKTMTEEERDLETIMQQIAAVKKAMDAAAKLIYTEQMKELIEQGETDEAVIKKKIDSFIR, encoded by the coding sequence ATGGATATCGAGCAAAAGAAGGCGCTGGTAACGCGATTCGCTAAGATAGAAGGACATGTACGTTCTATAAAAACGATGACAGAAGAAGAGCGTGATTTAGAAACTATTATGCAACAAATAGCAGCGGTGAAAAAAGCGATGGATGCTGCCGCAAAATTAATCTACACTGAACAAATGAAGGAGTTAATTGAACAAGGCGAAACGGACGAAGCAGTAATTAAAAAGAAAATAGATAGTTTTATCCGCTAA
- a CDS encoding YtnP family quorum-quenching lactonase → MDSIQIGKIKIYWLRGGYTHFDGGAMFGVVPKPLWEKKYPVNDKNQLANVTDPMFFQYLGKNYLIDSGLGNRRLTEKQKRNYGVTEESFVLEDLAQLSIAPEDIDYVLMTHLHFDHVLGLTGISEEGNDYSIFPNAEIWTSETEWEEMQHPNIRSKATYWQENWLRIEGQIHTFTKEKEFNDAIKMTHTGGHSNGHSVIWLESDGEKAIHMADIFPTFAHQNVLWVTAYDDYPMTSISAKQAIFKQTFGANYWFLSYHDSRFRAVQIAENGNVKAELKIEHRN, encoded by the coding sequence GTGGATTCCATTCAAATTGGTAAAATAAAGATTTATTGGTTACGTGGAGGATATACTCATTTCGACGGCGGAGCAATGTTTGGCGTTGTACCAAAACCTTTATGGGAGAAAAAATATCCAGTAAACGACAAAAATCAATTGGCTAACGTAACCGATCCGATGTTTTTTCAGTACTTAGGCAAAAATTATTTAATAGATAGTGGGTTAGGGAACAGACGACTTACAGAAAAACAAAAACGTAATTATGGAGTGACGGAAGAATCATTCGTGCTAGAAGATTTGGCGCAATTATCCATCGCTCCAGAAGACATTGATTATGTTTTGATGACGCATTTGCACTTCGATCACGTGTTAGGTCTGACAGGCATTTCGGAAGAAGGGAATGATTACTCCATCTTTCCAAACGCGGAAATTTGGACTTCGGAAACAGAATGGGAAGAGATGCAACACCCCAACATTCGTTCCAAAGCAACTTACTGGCAAGAAAACTGGCTAAGGATAGAAGGACAAATCCATACATTTACCAAAGAAAAAGAATTCAACGATGCAATTAAAATGACGCACACTGGTGGACATAGCAATGGGCATTCGGTTATTTGGCTAGAATCAGATGGAGAAAAAGCAATTCATATGGCGGATATTTTCCCAACTTTTGCTCATCAAAATGTACTTTGGGTGACTGCGTATGATGATTATCCAATGACTTCCATCTCTGCTAAACAAGCAATTTTCAAGCAAACTTTCGGTGCGAATTATTGGTTTTTATCTTACCATGATTCCAGATTCCGAGCAGTTCAAATTGCTGAAAATGGAAATGTTAAGGCTGAATTAAAAATAGAACATCGGAATTAG